Proteins found in one Crassostrea angulata isolate pt1a10 chromosome 3, ASM2561291v2, whole genome shotgun sequence genomic segment:
- the LOC128175530 gene encoding C-myc promoter-binding protein-like isoform X1: MDDRRVADYFVVAGLPDNPLPLEEFSNEAAIKPTYKQDPITDIAVIDKTLGEKVPKGYTCIERTQFNYLADLNHGSIRCHEMFLCYKRGRDKPPLTDVGVLYEGKERLMSECEIVHTTPWGSPANVNNGSNGRIYITFRRARETAASDTLAVVDVVIVLQNKNEVAPHAYHKIEKNLNRGMVGSDVFVCYKKAMVKADILAYKPGLIQRYPEEDYENFPLPPEVPQFCLPMGSSIECWSAKAQHPLPVFSTFVLTLANNEKVYGAAVTFYEEFEEEKLTDLQMRHLGLKNKHIREQYRILKTVHSNKSICLLSHWPFFDAFRKFLTYLYRISITGPHPVPIERHISHFMFDVPYPSPQRPRILVQLNHDALSLSMPEDSPLPQSGASYVTMLKNMGPENCMSLLLYSLLEYKILVHSLRPAVLTGVVEAVAGMIFPLHWQCAYIPLCPLGLSDMLSAPVPYIVGIDSRYFDLYDPPPEVVCVDLDTVTISLPEDKKGVNYRSLPKKPARVLQDTLHKLFDELSTRHGLGHNIDEINLEMGSFDTDFKKKRKEDLSLVFERKTLLELSIQEALLRFMACLLKGYKNFLKPITKAPTESTTDPASLFDIQGFLRSRDKSNLKFFQQMVKTQTFISFISERSFVSDKDASIAFFDECMEKVDETKDEPKLIDIDESQNSERTVFIMPPDPTGLPEGKTYSYNGFPELRSELFLRKQISNVSLNEKPAKSMHEPLSRRTKQEIRSAQKMALQYANDPQLWAKCLLSHCYSLWFIHLPAYIEQSKALNKCMKEAYDVLQKMQLAKLHPPDEMCYRVMLQLCCLYNQPVMAVKVLYQMKRANVQPNAITYGYYNKAVFEGTWPSTRSNASILWRKLRNVIIGAAQFRRRLRRRSMSLNSNSGSDYDRVSRTSIDSFLEDQSEHRSTGIMVKSDIFSDSSQISTASKGTMSSSTTTAKDESSSTGGVSDKGYNSMSREELKSLTHQPSSGETDSEQQKANKEKTSLRFTLPSTHKGKEKKEVNGGNPEITFSEVEPDFRNRVGSIVRKSMGSVSSSGSHETLKGSMMTSSQAGLLMLSQNSLDSTSFPQDVNLQSSLNAGDNKRKRHRSAGDYHTKTSRSNSVFNNWRPRHISGDPSCIGRTPKEILLDDDIFVEENVISRGNLEGINETVDSGVIVEDPQGGALHSDRPQGLDLNHSADPEDSGTQPCDIPQRKSLLDGLGNVVHSVGTPVTENDPLGLFNEDDPGEEGQGEEKVVMRRKNIQTQPFKSERLNYGRHSANFDADIHPEATLLVDPEDPDVVYSVREIDPSEAGIQCNIPDEQKASFRIGSGLSLDDSLSTEYFGGGPRPLSQMEKIGKRLMGRTQSTPDNLDEQDRTSKSGLSAVTNYLKSFQSPTKKSQDSLDEAGGTPSESRFRRLGSFRKGERLSGAFKSAAGALMSKVNEIKQTISTPVKYGSSHSLGRSSDNLDVDEKRGRDMPGRSLDHHRKHRNPLEEFDNLHPYPNSSLPSSSFMEQYVPLKEFGENKSVTFASLENTLQNIAMEIEISSCFRCNRCRALLYDEEIMAGWSADDSNLNTTCIFCQNKLVPKLQIYVKDWRGGNVSSVEGSKDDDTDKQSSTTDTDAHSSHSNHDPWVLQDKINSISSLDNSNNDLFFGEEHLEGEGPLNVLESPERAKRDSHLAKAAVSNTASSRSSSSIDLEGIALNSRRRCASECFTNSTDNMMYGSSFDSVEDYGGYLSSPIRISIGEDVELPTGPDPTPEMKKDFMERCTTSVDPITVPYLSPLVLRKELDNILANEGDLSLGSDEFLDQHPIIFWNLVWYFKRLEVPSHVPGFLLTAKSINGEEGNVGVYSSKHVLIRPMWDNVRIHEEVGLPMYRSWNEGRSSHMVDALITEAQPFNKAILHQIIESIMCNDLLTPIKLVMNCRRRLRLRKSRHRSMYRDIVFLAFVACGKENIDNDAFDREYRQAFNKLSHMEIKRTQRDDRPRKTRIIWCRKVFGELEV; encoded by the exons ATGGATGACAGGCGAGTTGCAGACTACTTTGTGGTGGCAGGGTTGCCAGACAACCCCCTCCCCTTGGAGGAGTTCTCCAATGAAGCGGCAATCAAACCAACATACAAACAAGACCCCATCACAGACATTGCCGTCATCGACAAGACCCTGGGAGAAAAAGTCCCCAAGGGCTACACCTGTATCGAGAGGACACAATTTAACTACCTTGCAGACCTGAATCATGGCAGCATCAGGTGCCACGAGATGTTCCTGTGTTACAAGCGGGGGAGGGACAAACCTCCGCTCACTGACGTGGG GGTACTTTATGAGGGGAAAGAGAGATTGATGTCTGAATGTGAAATTGTACACACCACACCCTGGGGGAGCCCGGCTAATGTGAATAACGGTAGCAATGGGAGGATCTATATAACGTTTCGGCGGGCACGGGAAACAGCAGCCAGTGATACCCTGGCAGTAGTTGATGTTGTCATTGTACTGCAAAATAAG AATGAAGTCGCTCCTCATGCCTATCACAAAATAGAGAAAAACTTAAACAGAGGAATG GTGGGCTCTGATGTATTTGTGTGTTACAAGAAGGCCATGGTGAAGGCAGACATTCTTGCCTACAAGCCTG GATTGATACAAAGATACCCTGAGGAAGATTATGAGAATTTTCCCCTGCCCCCTGAGGTGCCCCAGTTCTGTCTCCCCATGGGATCCTCAATAGAGTGTTGGTCAGCCAAAGCCCAGCATCCTCTCCCCGTCTTCTCCACATTTGTACTAACACTGGCTAATAATGAGAAG GTTTATGGTGCTGCTGTCACATTTTACGAGGAATTTGAGGAAGAGAAACTGACAGATTTACAAATGAGACATTTAGgactgaaaaataaacatattcgAGAACAGTATCGGATTCTTAAAACTGTACATTCCAATAAGAGTATCTGTCTTCTTTCCCACTGGCCGTTCTTTGATGCCTTCAGGAAGTTCCTGACTTACCTGTACCGTATATCTATAACTGGTCCCCATCCCGTCCCCATTGAAAG aCATATATCTCACTTCATGTTTGATGTTCCGTACCCATCTCCTCAAAGGCCGAGGATTCTTGTGCAG TTAAATCATGATGCCCTCTCTTTGTCCATGCCAGAAGATTCTCCATTACCCCAGAG TGGAGCGTCGTACGTGACGATGCTGAAGAACATGGGTCCTGAGAACTGCATGAGTTTACTGCTGTACAGTCTGCTGGAGTACAAGATACTGGTCCACTCACTGCGTCCCGCGGTGCTGACCGGGGTCGTGGAGGCCGTGGCTGGG atgatcTTCCCCCTACACTGGCAGTGTGCATACATTCCTCTCTGTCCCTTGGGACTCTCTGATATGTTGTCAGCCCCGGTGCCATACATTGTAG GTATTGACTCGAGATACTTTGACCTGTATGACCCGCCCCCTGAAGTGGTGTGTGTTGATCTGGACACGGTCACCATCAGTCT CCCGGAAGATAAAAAAGGTGTAAACTATAGGAGCTTGCCAAAG AAGCCAGCCCGAGTCCTACAAGACACTCTACACAAGCTGTTTGACGAATTGTCCACCAGACACGGCCTTGGTCACAACATCGACGAGATCAACCTTGAGATGGGCTCGTTTGATACTGACTTCAAGAAAAAGAGAAAGGAG GACCTTTCTTTGGTCTTTGAAAGAAAG ACCCTGCTGGAGCTGTCCATTCAGGAAGCGTTGCTGAGGTTCATGGCGTGTCTGCTGAAGGGCTACAAGAACTTCCTCAAACCCATCACCAAGGCCCCCACAGAGTCAACCACCGACCCGGCCTCACTCTTTGATATTCAAG GGTTTTTGAGAAGCAGAGACAAGTCCAACTTGAAGTTTTTCCAACAGATGGTAAAGACTCAGACTTTCATCAGTTTTATCTCAGAGAGATCCTTTGTCTCTGACAAAGATGCCAGCATCGCTTTCTTTGATGAGTGCATGGAAAAG GTGGATGAGACAAAAGATGAACCCAAGTTGATAGACATTGATGAATCTCAGAACAG TGAGAGAACAGTATTTATAATGCCTCCTGACCCAACAGGGTTACCTGAGGGGAAAACATACAG TTACAATGGTTTCCCTGAGTTGCGGTCAGAGTTGTTCCTCAGAAAGCAGATCTCTAATGTTTCTTTGAATGAGAAACCTGCTAAAAGTATGCATGAGCCACTGTCTCGAAGAACAAAGCAGGAAATAAGATCAGCTCAGAAG ATGGCTCTTCAGTATGCGAATGATCCTCAACTCTGGGCCAA GTGCTTGTTGAGTCACTGCTACAGCCTGTGGTTTATCCACCTGCCAGCGTACATTGAACAGTCCAAGGCCCTCAACAAATGTATGAAGGAGGCCTACGACGTCCTACAGAAGATGCAGCTGGCAAAACTACACCCTCCTGATGAG ATGTGTTATCGTGTGATGCTTCAGTTGTGTTGTCTCTACAACCAGCCTGTCATGGCTGTCAAAGTCTTGTATCAGATGAAGAGGGCCAATGTCCAACCCAACGCCATCACCTATGGCTACTACAACAAG GCAGTGTTTGAAGGAACTTGGCCTTCCACCAGAAGTAACGCCTCCATCTTGTGGAGAAAACTCAGAAACGTCATCATTGGAGCGGCTCAGTTCCGGAGGAGACTTCGCCGGCGAAGCATGTCCCTTAACTCCAACTCCGGCAGCGACTACGATCGTGTGAGTCGCACCAGCATCGACAGTTTCCTGGAGGATCAGTCAGAGCACAGGAGTACAGGGATAATGGTGAAATCGGACATCTTCAGTGATTCTAGTCAGATCAGCACGGCCAGTAAAGGAACCATGTCCTCCTCCACTACAACCGCCAAGGACGAGAGCAGCAGCACGG GTGGTGTATCCGACAAGGGCTATAACTCAATGTCCAGAGAGGAACTGAAATCCCTAACTCATCAACCTTCCAGTGGAGAAACAGACTCAGAACAGCAAAAAGCCAACAAAGAGAAGACTAGTCTACGGTTTACACTGCCCAGTACACACAAGGGCAAAGAGAAGAAGGAAGTTAATG GAGGAAATCCAGAAATCACATTCAGTGAGGTCGAGCCTGACTTTAGGAATCGGGTGGGCAGTATCGTCAGGAAGTCAATGGGTAGCGTGAGCAGCTCAGGCAGCCATGAAACCCTCAAAGGAAGTATGA tgacAAGCTCACAAGCAGGGCTGCTGATGTTGAGTCAGAACTCTCTGGATTCCACATCGTTTCCACAGGATGTTAATCTCCAGTCCAGTCTAAATGCAGGTGACAACAAGCGGAAACGCCACAGGAGTGCTGGAGACTACCACACCAAGACCTCGCGGTCCAACAGTGTGTTCAACAACTGGCGTCCGCGACACATCAGTGGTGACCCCAGCTGTATAGGAAGGACTCCTAAGGAGATTCTGTTGGATGACGATATTTTCGTGGAGGAGAATGTAATTTCCAGGGGGAATCTGGAGGGAATTAATGAGACAGTAGACAGTGGTGTGATTGTGGAGGATCCACAGGGTGGAGCTCTCCACAGTGATAGACCACAGGGACTGGATCTAAATCATTCCGCGGATCCGGAGGATTCAGGCACCCAGCCTTGTGATATTCCTCAGAGGAAGAGCTTATTGGATGGATTAGGTAATGTTGTACATTCCGTTGGAACTCCTGTTACAGAGAATGATCCTCTGGGGTTATTTAATGAAGATGATCCTGGTGAGGAAGGACAGGGAGAGGAGAAAGTGGTCATGAGGCGGAAAAACATTCAGACTCAGCCTTTTAAATCAGAGAGGCTAAATTATGGAAGACATAGTGCTAATTTTGATGCGGATATTCACCCAGAAGCGACTCTTCTGGTCGATCCGGAGGATCCAGATGTGGTGTATAGTGTTAGAGAAATAGACCCGAGTGAAGCAGGGATTCAGTGCAATATTCCAGATGAGCAGAAGGCTTCGTTCAGGATTGGATCAGGATTAAGTCTGGATGACTCCTTATCCACTGAGTATTTTGGAGGAGGACCAAGACCTTTATCTCAAATggaaaaaattggaaaaaggttAATGGGAAGAACACAGAGCACTCCAGATAATCTGGATGAACAAGATCGGACAAGTAAATCTGGATTAAGTGCTGTGACAAATTATCTCAAGTCTTTTCAGTCGCCTACAAAAAAATCCCAGGACTCATTAGATGAAGCAGGTGGTACACCATCGGAATCCAGATTCAGAAGACTTGGGAGTTTTCGGAAAGGAGAACGGTTAAGTGGTGCTTTTAAATCAGCAGCAGGTGCTCTGATGAGTAAagtgaatgaaataaaacagaCAATTTCTACCCCCGTGAAGTATGGCTCCTCTCACTCCCTGGGGAGGTCCAGTGATAACCTGGATGTAGATGAGAAAAGAGGGAGAGATATGCCGGGAAGATCTCTGGATCATCACAGGAAACACAGAAATCCGCTCGAAGAATTTGATAACTTACATCCTTATCCTAATA GTAGTTTACCATCTTCCTCTTTTATGGAGCAGTATGTCCCTCTCAAGGAATTTGGTGAAAACAAGTCTGTTACTTTTGCAAGTTTAGAAAATACATTACAAAACATTGCCATGGAGATTGAAATTAGCAGCTGTTTCCGTTGCAATAGATGTAGAGCTCTTTTGTATGATGAGGAAATAATGGCTGGATGGTCTGCTGATGATTCAAATCTTAACACAAC CTGTATATTCTGCCAGAATAAACTTGTGCCAAAACTACAAATCTATGTGAAG GATTGGCGTGGTGGGAATGTGTCCTCGGTTGAGGGCAGCAAGGACGACGACACGGACAAACAGTCCTCTACAACTGACACTGACGCACACTCTAGTCACTCAAACCACGACCCCTGGGTCCTCCAGGATAAAATCAATTCCATCTCTAGTCTAGACAACTCCAACAATGACCTCTTCTTTGGGGAGGAGCATCTAGAGGGGGAGGGGCCACTCAATGTGTTGGAGTCCCCCGAGAGGGCCAAGCGGGACAGTCACCTAGCCAAGGCGGCTGTGTCCAATACCGCCAGCTCCCGGTCCTCAA GTTCCATAGATTTGGAGGGTATAGCCCTGAACTCTCGGCGACGCTGTGCCAGTGAGTGCTTCACTAACTCTACAGACAACATGATGTACGGGTCGTCATTTGACTCGGTGGAGGATTATGGGGGTTATTTGTCTTCTCCTATTCGTATTTCTATTGGAGAAGATGTAGAATTACCCACAGGTCCAGACCCCACACCAGAAATGAAGAAAGACTTCATGGAGCG CTGTACAACCTCTGTGGATCCTATCACCGTCCCATACTTATCTCCCCTGGTCCTCCGGAAGGAGCTGGATAACATCCTGGCCAATGAAGGAGACCTCTCCCTGGGCTCGGACGAGTTCCTGGACCAGCATCCGATCATATTCTGGAACTTG GTGTGGTACTTCAAGCGACTGGAGGTCCCTAGTCATGTCCCTGGTTTCTTACTGACTGCCAAGTCCATCAACGGAGAGGAGGGCAAT GTTGGCGTATACAGTAGTAAGCATGTTTTGATACGCCCCATGTGGGATAACGTCCGCATCCATGAAGAAGTGGGTCTGCCTATGTACAGGTCATGGAATGAAG GTCGAAGTTCTCACATGGTCGATGCACTGATTACAGAGGCGCAACCTTTCAATAAAGC AATTTTACATCAAATTATTGAGAGCATCATGTGTAATGACCTTTTGACCCCTATAAAACTGGTGATGAACTGTCGTCGAAGGCTGCGTCTAAGGAAGAGTCGACACAGGAGCATGTACCGAGACATCGTTTTCCTGGCCTTTGTGGCCTGTGGCAAGGAGAATATTGATAATG ATGCTTTCGATCGTGAATACAGACAAGCATTCAACAAGCTGTCACACATGGAAATCAAGCGAACACAGAGAGACGACAGACCTCGCAAAACTAGAATCATTTGGTGTCGAAAAGTGTTTGGGGAATTAGAAGTGTAG